The Streptomyces sp. JB150 genomic interval CGTCGTCGGCATCAAGACCGGCACCACCACCTCCGCCCTCGGCAACCTGGTGTTCGCCGCGAAGAAGGAGATCGGCGGCGAGACCCACACCATCGTGGGCGCCGTGGTGCGCCAGCCGGCGGGCGGCGCGGACAACACCATCCTCGGTGCCGCGCTGCACCAGAGCGACCTGCTGATCCGCGCCGCGCAGGGCGCCCTGGAGTCGGCGACGATCCTGAAGAAGGGCGACGTCGTCGGGTATGTGGACGACGGTCTCGGCGGCCGTACCCCGGTGGTCGCCACGGAGGACGTCACCGCCGTCGGCTGGCCGGGCCTGGAGGTGAAGCTGTCCTTCGCCGCCGACGAGCTGCCGCACACGGCGAAGGCCGGGACGAAGGTCGGCACGCTGACCGTGGGCGACGGGGCCGTCGCCGGGGCGGTGAAGGTGCCGGTCGCGCTGGAGCGGGACCTGGTGGAGCCCGGCTTCACGGCGAAGGTGACGCGGATCGCCTGACGCCGCACCCGGGGCCCGAGCCCCGCACCGCACCGCACGCACCCCGTCGAGCAGGGCCCGCAGGCCCGCCGGCGGGGTGCGTGCTAGCGTCGCGAATCGGGACAGGCCGCCCGCGTGCGAGACGCGGACGGAAACTCCCGGGGCCCTGCCGGCAACGGCCGGGGAACGGTCGGAGAGCACGGACCACGCGGCCGGGGAACGTACGAGACGCACACGGGGAGTGCCAACAGGTGGCCACTGCGGAGCCGACACGCACCGACGACACCGGTCCGGTCCCGGGGGACGGTCCGCGAATACGCGTGCCCGGCTCCCCGCCGGACCCCTCGCGGCGGACCCCGCGCGACCGCGTGGCCCGCCACCCCGCGCTCCTCGTCACCGCCGTGGCCGGCGTACTGCACATCGTGTGGTTCTTCACGTTCGCGAACAGCGGCGGGGACCTCGCGGCGCAGGACGCCTGGGCGGAGTTCGTCGGCCGGCACCCCGACTCGGCGTACAACCTGGCCTGGTACGGCGGGATGCACCCGGTGTCGTACAGCGTGGTGTCGCCGTATCTGATGTCGGTGCTCGGCGTGCGGACCACGATGATGATCGCCGGGACGCTGTCGGCGGGTCTGCTGACGATGATCCTGGTCCGCAGCCGGGCCGTGCGCGCACCGCTGTGGCCCGCGCTGGCGGGCGTGTTCGGCCTGCTCGGCAACGCGGCCTCGGGCCGGGTGACCTTCGGTCTGGGCACGCTGTTCGCCCTCGCGGCGGTGGCGGCGGTGTTCTGCTGGCCGTACCGCTGGCGTCACAAGCGCTGGGCGAAGGCGCTGTGCGCGGCCCCGCTGGCGGCGCTGGCCACCATGTCGTCACCGGTCGCGGGCCTGTTCGTCGGGCTGGTCGCGGTGGCGCTGTTCCTGCAGAAGCGGCGGCCGGGCGCCTGGGCGCTGGGGCTCGGCCCGAGTGTGGTCGTCGCGGTGTCCGCGTGGGCGTTCCCGTTCTCCGGCACCCAGCCGATGGGGTTCGGCTCGGCCGTGCTGCCGATGCTGTACGCGCTGCTGGTCCTCCTGCTCGTGCCGCGCGAGTGGGTCACCGTCCGGATCACCTCGGCGGTGTACTTCCTGGCCGTCCTGCTCGTCTGGCTCATCAGCTCGCAGATCGGCTCGAACATCACGCGGCTGGCGATGCTGTTCGCGGGGGTGGTGCTGGTGGCGGCGCTGCCGTTCACGGTGCCGCGCTCGCGCAAGTGGTACGCGCTGGTGGTGTCGTTCGCCGGTTTCGTCGGCTGGATCGGCTTCAAGTCGGTCGACGACGTGGTGCACACCACCCCGCGCGCCTCGTGGGCCCGGGAGCTGGCGCCGCTGGTGAACGAGTTGCAGCAGGTCGGCGCCGGCAAGGGCCGGGTGGAGGTGGTCCCGGCCGCCTCGCACCGGGAGGCCTCGGCGCTCGCCCCGTACGTGAACCTGGCCCGCGGCTGGAACCGCCAGGCCGACATGGAGCGCAACCCGCTCTTCTACGACGACACCCTGAACTCGGCCAACTATCACCTGTGGCTCAAGCGCTGGGCGGTCCACTTCGTGGTCCTGCCGAAGGACGAGCCGGACGGGGACGGCGGCCAGCGCGAACGGGAGCTGGTGCAGCGCGGTCTGCCGTACCTGGAGCAGATCTGGGGCGACGCCAACTGGCAGCTGTTCCGGGTGAAGGACCCCACTCCGCTCGCCGACCCGCCCGCCACCGTGGAGCGCGCCGAGCAGGGCGAGATGACGCTGCGGGTCGGCCGGCCCGGCCGGATCCTGATCCGGGTGCCGTACTCCCCCTGGCTCCAGCTGGTCGACGCCGAGGGCAAGGGGGTGGAGGGCCCGCGGGAGACGGAGGAGTCCCGGAGCCGCCCCGAGGGCGAGCCGAAGACGTACGAGAACGTCAACGGCTGTCTGATGGAGACGGAGGAGGACGAGGAGGGCGACACGTGGACGCTGCTTCTCGCGCCCCGCGCGGGCACCTACCGGCTCGCCTCCCCCTACGACTGGCCGCGCGGGACGCCGTGCCCAAAGGAGCTGCGCTGAGGCCCTGATCCAAGGCCCTTTC includes:
- a CDS encoding MFS transporter, producing the protein MATAEPTRTDDTGPVPGDGPRIRVPGSPPDPSRRTPRDRVARHPALLVTAVAGVLHIVWFFTFANSGGDLAAQDAWAEFVGRHPDSAYNLAWYGGMHPVSYSVVSPYLMSVLGVRTTMMIAGTLSAGLLTMILVRSRAVRAPLWPALAGVFGLLGNAASGRVTFGLGTLFALAAVAAVFCWPYRWRHKRWAKALCAAPLAALATMSSPVAGLFVGLVAVALFLQKRRPGAWALGLGPSVVVAVSAWAFPFSGTQPMGFGSAVLPMLYALLVLLLVPREWVTVRITSAVYFLAVLLVWLISSQIGSNITRLAMLFAGVVLVAALPFTVPRSRKWYALVVSFAGFVGWIGFKSVDDVVHTTPRASWARELAPLVNELQQVGAGKGRVEVVPAASHREASALAPYVNLARGWNRQADMERNPLFYDDTLNSANYHLWLKRWAVHFVVLPKDEPDGDGGQRERELVQRGLPYLEQIWGDANWQLFRVKDPTPLADPPATVERAEQGEMTLRVGRPGRILIRVPYSPWLQLVDAEGKGVEGPRETEESRSRPEGEPKTYENVNGCLMETEEDEEGDTWTLLLAPRAGTYRLASPYDWPRGTPCPKELR